A region of the Hylaeus volcanicus isolate JK05 chromosome 5, UHH_iyHylVolc1.0_haploid, whole genome shotgun sequence genome:
GGAGACTttcagaagaagaaaaactaCTTGAACGTCTGAACGATGAAGCTATTAAAAATACTCCCTGTACCATCTGCAAAGAATATCAGAAATTACATCGTATCAAACAAAGATGTTGGAAATGTTCGAAAAACCTGGCAAGAAAgtatgaaatttgtaaatttccaCAAATGTGTAACTCTtgtgaaattgatgaaaagcAATTGGAAAAATACGACATTTGCGAATTCTCACAAATGTGTAGTTCTTGTATAATCAatgaaatcgataaaaatacacaaagaaaatatgaaatttgcCAATTTCCACGAACGTGTAGTTCTTGTAAAATCAATGAAGCTGAGAAAATTACGTCAAGAGAATATGAAATTTGCGAATTCCCACAAACGTGTACatcttgtaaaattaataaagtggacaaaattatgccaagaaaatatgaaaactgcgaattttaagaaacatgtAGCTATTCTAATGTCACTGTATCAAATGAAAACAACCACTATCTGTCGGCTACACATTTGGAGCGTGCTGATAAAgtattaaagtattattaaaatataaatgttcaaaacactatttagtaaaaattgcttaaaaatgtatttattttgtatttcgcTTTGTACGCTTATCTCAAGTTTACTAAAACAgtatgttgatgttgtaactaCACAAAAGTAATGTATACaaaggaataaatattcaacattaCAATGAAAGATACGTTTTACATACATCATGGCAGTGATTTTAATTggaattcttaaataattctttaaaaaataatgtaattataaatttcagtaattttttagTTACATTATTAgttaatgcaaaataaaattatatatcaaaTTTCGATTATATTTCCTACCAAAACATGGATAGCCTTAAATACAAATGCGTATACATGAGTTCTGATGATACATGGTGTTCAGACcacatttattacaattaacaaTGTACACTCTTCGCTAAGAATTTCTTTGTGTGAATTTAAAGCAATCCTTAGTTTAAAAGTATGATAAACAATGCTGGTTTCATGGAAGCATTGCCCATCGTAATATCAAAggatataattgaaattattagcATTAATGATATtctctatttttgtataaaaaaacattaactATTTAAAGCATAAAAAACGGCTTAGTATTACATTAGCAATGTAACCACTGCTAACGTGtcattgtatataaaatataaaaacgattTCTGTAGAATTAATGATTCAGGTACTACTATAATGAATCAATGATACAAACTATTTGTGTATAGTAGATTGAAAAGTGAAACTAACATGTAAAGACATTACTCGATGAATTCTGTAATGATTTATTTCCAGCTTCCAGCACTCTTCTTCATACGTGTCAACTATTTTCATTCTGGACAAAGATACAGAGTATGTCAATAAAATAGTAACgtatcaaaatatatttttgcatctATTTGTTTGGTCTATATCCTGAGCTACTAACAGAATGGGGTTTCCTATTATGATAAACTTTCCTTCGCACGTTAAGTAAAGACGGAAGTACatagtaaaataatagttAAGTCTGTATTTGTATGGACGTTTTTTACAGTCTATTAATAACTGCTCGCAGATCGTTTCATCTATGCTTTAAGTTATTGAAATAAGTTATCGTCACGTATAATGATGTATTTTCCGTTTATATAATCTGATCATAAAGTGTGGCAATGATTGTGATGAACACAGAAAAATTTGGTAGCACGCGAACGTGGAATTTGGTAGCTTTTTGTGCAAACCATGTAATTTAAACTGAATATACTTGAAGTTTGTTGATTTTagttttctcttcttcggATTCATCTCGACAAATCATAAGTGTGTGAGAAATACCGCAGGTAATGGCAGTAATGTATAAACCTTCCAGTGCTTTCACTTCCATCGGAGTAGTCGAGGATTTACGCATTTCGCCAAAACcctgaaataattaattgagataaaagaaatttaactCAAAAGTGTTTAAAGATTTATGTAAatcttttttatgaaattatgtacCAATTCGCCAAATGTCGGACTAGCACCCCAAGCAATAACCGACTCATCAGCTGCGACTACTACGCTAGTTTGAGAACAACCAACACATCTAATTTCCCAGCCAGACAAATCTTGAATTGGTTTTGGATACATATTGGCTTCTCCAGTACGTTTTGTTTGTCCAAACATTAAGGCTGTTCCATGGACATTAATGGCAATACTATAGGTACTACCACAATGCACGGCTCTAACACCACGATTAGGTGGTTCTAAAAACTTAATTAAACGAGGCACGAACTCATCTCGTTGCTCATTGTGACCCAGGCGGCCAATACCGCCAAATCCCCAAGAAAATGCACGATTTTTACTATCAATAGCGACGGTATGATAATGACCGCAACTGAAGTCTGTAATCTCCACACGATCCAAAGGTGTAAGATGGCCATCTTTTGATCTTTCAACGTAAAAAACGATTCTCTTAGGcactttttcaaaatgaaacgCCATCTTTGcgtttgttataaaatattttccatcagTGTTATGACCTAAGGCTCCATATTCTGGGCTTCCAAATGAGTGCAAGCCACCTTTTATATCTAGAATCATTGAAAATTCTGCACCACATCCTACTTTCACTATAGGTGGACCAGTATATTTAACTTTAGTAGCAGAAATAATGCACGCATCAGATTTTCCAACACCGCATTGGCCTAATTTATTGTCTCCGGCTGCGAAAACTATGCCACGACTTGTTAAAAATAAGGTGTGATTACGACCACAAGATGCTGCTATAACGGTATGTCCCTTCAGTGCTGTAACTTCGGTAGGTTCATCTCGACGTTTCATATCGCCAACACCCAACTGCcctgtaaaaattatttcataaaaatttacgaaatcTTAATCTTTTCAGCGACGAAATTTGTacagtgaaacaaaatttcttaattttttaagaaacataaCGAGTTATCTGGGTACTGAATTGATATTATATGGCCTAACAAATTTCTAAAGTTTCCAGTTTAATCAAAGTATATTTACTTACATCAGAATTCTTAATTCTATAGATATGTTTGACCTAGAGATATGTTTTACCTTTTATTCATTTACCTTTATCATTTCTACCAAAAGCAAGGCATCTATTATCCTCCGTAACAATAATACTATGAGAAGCTGCAGGACCAGAGGCAACCAATCTAACGCGTGCGCCATTCAGGTTTTTAAAAGTATGCGGTGTCCATAAACTGCGTCCCACATTAGCCTTAACTCCTTTTGGTGGAGCTTTGCGACCAGCCATTTCCCAATTTGTGAGACCACACATGAGTAGTGTTCCAGGTTTTCCCCACCCACcctgtaataaatatacatgacCTAATTCTTGAATGACATAATGTTTggcttaaatattaatacttgagTAATTTGCCAATCTTAATAACCTCAAGTAACTTTCTTTACTAAAAACCTATTAACTGTTTTATTGTAACTATAATATTCTGacaatttgcaatttatacTGTGTTGTTTCAtgactttatttataatggaaaataaagtaattaaggtagtcaattatattaaaatatcgactctttaaaaataaattcattcatcATCTATATTATTGCTATATGAATTAGTGAAATTACATATCCTGCTGAAAGGGTCTGCATGTTCTAGACTAGAATTATAACGCCAAGGTTTggacaatgaaaaatttgttgtgCATCTGGTAGGTAtgttcgaatacattttacttACTATATGCAAATTGAAAGTGTGTCCATTCAGAAGTTTGTTAAAgacttttgttttgtttgaaagttattttatagtaaacataaattaaataagtaaacTTTATACTTTCCCTAATtagattaaatgttttaagaCTAGATATACCttgattactttatttttcatcataaGCAAAATTATAAAGCGACAAAAGGAAAATTGTAAAGTGTCCTAATATTACAGTTACTCACTGCAGTTGTGAAACTCTCATCAGCGTTGTAAATATCAAAACCGCGTCCTGGTCCTTTAGACCTCGATATACTTTCCAATATAAAACACAAAGTACGTAAAAGAGTTAAATGTAATATCACCTCAGGTGGTGGTAATTCTGGGATACTGGAGACATCGGTAAGATCATCTTCGACAGCGTCCTCACCCTCAGCATTCGAACCGGTCTCGGCGTCATCAACATCCGAATCATGCTCGCTAGAGATGTCTTCTTCATCGTATTCGACCTTTCTCGATTTTGTACGGTTCTTGTTGTTCGTCGGATTTTTCCGTTTAGTCGACATATCGGTagatttcgtttatttaaaacttaTTAACGATTCAAAATC
Encoded here:
- the LOC128876617 gene encoding protein RCC2 homolog, which codes for MSTKRKNPTNNKNRTKSRKVEYDEEDISSEHDSDVDDAETGSNAEGEDAVEDDLTDVSSIPELPPPEGGWGKPGTLLMCGLTNWEMAGRKAPPKGVKANVGRSLWTPHTFKNLNGARVRLVASGPAASHSIIVTEDNRCLAFGRNDKGQLGVGDMKRRDEPTEVTALKGHTVIAASCGRNHTLFLTSRGIVFAAGDNKLGQCGVGKSDACIISATKVKYTGPPIVKVGCGAEFSMILDIKGGLHSFGSPEYGALGHNTDGKYFITNAKMAFHFEKVPKRIVFYVERSKDGHLTPLDRVEITDFSCGHYHTVAIDSKNRAFSWGFGGIGRLGHNEQRDEFVPRLIKFLEPPNRGVRAVHCGSTYSIAINVHGTALMFGQTKRTGEANMYPKPIQDLSGWEIRCVGCSQTSVVVAADESVIAWGASPTFGELGFGEMRKSSTTPMEVKALEGLYITAITCGISHTLMICRDESEEEKTKINKLQVYSV